The Vigna unguiculata cultivar IT97K-499-35 chromosome 6, ASM411807v1, whole genome shotgun sequence genome contains a region encoding:
- the LOC114188793 gene encoding butyrate--CoA ligase AAE11, peroxisomal-like, translating to MNPHSHSQTQQPSTQPFLSLSLISPPTYIIAFNMNNLPKCEANFSALTPLTFLSRASACYANRVSVIHEGTSFTWAQTYERCRRLASSLRALNIAMTDVVSVLAPNIPAMYEMHFAVPMAGAVLNTINTRLDAKNIATILRHSEAKVFFVDYEYVSKARDALRMLMDDDNNSEQKGNSAAIPTNQQHRAFSLPLVIVIDDINSPTGIRLGELEYEQMVHHGNPNYVPEIIQDEWTPIALNYTSGTTSEPKGVVYSHRGAYLSTLSLILGWEMGSEPVYLWTLPMFHCNGWTFTWGVAARGGTNVCLRTTAARDIYRNIILHNVTHMCCAPIVFNILIEAKASERREIRLKGKPPVEILTGGAPPPASLLEQIESLGFHVTHAYGLTEATGPALVCEWQKKWNMLPQQEQAQLKARQGVSVLTMADVDVKNLETMESVPKDGKTMGEIVLKGSGIMMGYYKDDEASSKAFGKGWFRTGDVGVIHHDGYLEIKDRSKDVIISGGENISSVEVESLLYKHPRVLEAAVVAMPHPRWGESPCAFVALKKSSPKNEVTESEMIGYCRKNLPHFMVPKVVKFMEELPKTSTGKIQKFELRVMAKSFVVSENVQSKKKSSNQVGQNSIGGYSNNQQLLAMSRL from the exons ATGAATCCCCACTCTCATTCTCAAACTCAACAACCCTCAACTCaaccttttctctctctctctctaatcTCTCCACCAACATACATCATAGCCTTCAACATGAATAACCTTCCAAAATGCGAAGCAAACTTCAGCGCACTCACCCCTTTGACGTTTCTGTCAAGAGCTTCTGCATGTTATGCAAACAGAGTCTCTGTGATTCATGAAGGAACCTCTTTCACATGGGCACAGACTTATGAGCGCTGCCGTCGTCTTGCTTCCTCTCTCCGAGCTCTCAACATTGCTATGACTGATGTT GTATCAGTGCTGGCACCTAACATCCCAGCAATGTATGAGATGCATTTTGCAGTGCCTATGGCGGGTGCGGTGCTGAACACCATAAACACCCGTCTTGATGCCAAGAACATAGCCACTATTCTTCGTCACTCTGAAGCCAAAGTCTTCTTCGTGGACTACGAATATGTTTCAAAGGCACGAGACGCTCTTAGAATGCTCATGGACGACGACAACAACAGCGAACAAAAAGGAAACAGTGCTGCCATACCAACAAATCAACAGCACAGAGCATTTTCTCTCCCACTGGTCATTGTGATTGATGACATAAACTCCCCCACTGGGATCCGTCTGGGTGAGCTAGAATATGAGCAAATGGTTCATCATGGTAATCCAAACTATGTTCCCGAGATAATCCAAGACGAGTGGACTCCAATAGCGTTGAACTACACATCAGGGACAACCTCGGAGCCAAAGGGTGTGGTATACAGCCACAGAGGAGCATATCTAAGCACCCTGAGCCTGATATTGGGATGGGAAATGGGTAGTGAACCTGTCTACCTTTGGACACTACCTATGTTCCATTGCAACGGGTGGACCTTCACCTGGGGTGTGGCAGCACGTGGGGGGACAAACGTGTGTCTTCGAACCACAGCCGCACGTGACATATACAGGAACATCATACTTCACAACGTGACACACATGTGCTGTGCGCCGATTGTGTTCAACATACTGATAGAGGCAAAAGCAAGTGAGAGGCGTGAGATCAGGCTGAAAGGGAAGCCCCCGGTTGAGATTCTCACTGGGGGGGCACCACCACCGGCATCACTGCTTGAACAAATAGAGTCCCTTGGATTTCATGTCACGCATGCATACGGGTTGACGGAGGCCACAGGGCCAGCACTGGTGTGTGAGTGGCAGAAAAAGTGGAACATGTTGCCGCAGCAGGAGCAGGCTCAGCTGAAGGCACGACAAGGGGTGAGTGTGTTGACCATGGCTGATGTTGATGTGAAGAATCTTGAGACAATGGAGAGTGTGCCGAAAGATGGGAAAACAATGGGGGAGATTGTGTTGAAGGGGAGTGGGATAATGATGGGGTATTACAAAGATGATGAAGCAAGTTCAAAGGCTTTTGGGAAAGGGTGGTTTAGAACTGGTGATGTTGGAGTTATACACCATGATGGGTATTTGGAGATCAAAGATAGGTCTAAGGATGTGATAATTTCAGGAGGGGAGAATATTTCTAGTGTGGAAGTTGAGTCTCTTTTGTATAAACATCCAAGGGTTTTGGAGGCTGCAGTGGTGGCAATGCCACATCCAAGGTGGGGTGAAAGCCCTTGTGCTTTTGTGGCACTCAAGAAAAGCTCACCAAAAAATGAGGTCACTGAATCAGAGATGATTGGGTATTGCAGAAAGAATTTGCCACACTTTATGGTCCCTAAGGTGGTGAAGTTCATGGAGGAGCTGCCGAAGACTTCAACTGGGAAGATTCAGAAGTTTGAATTGAGGGTGATGGCTAAGAGTTTTGTGGTGTCAGAGAATGTGCAGAGCAAGAAGAAGAGTAGTAACCAAGTGGGTCAAAATAGCATTGGAGGGTATAGTAATAACCAGCAACTTTTGGCTATGTCTCGTCTTTGA